The following proteins come from a genomic window of Aquimarina sp. MAR_2010_214:
- a CDS encoding PLP-dependent aspartate aminotransferase family protein, with amino-acid sequence MDTKNMGFNTICTHLGEIKDEQFKGAISPIYMSTSYAFEDVDVKRYPRYFNTPNQEALCKKIAKLEKGESSLIFGSGMAAISTTLFAFLQKGDHIVLQRTLYGGTANLINEEFEKHGIEFSYVDAHTPEGFKQKIQPNTKVIYIETPSNPLLTIIDIKPIAALAKENNIVTIIDNTFASPVNQNPILLGIDIVIHSATKYLGGHSDILAGAVISTEKNIDQVFQVAKNFGGSLSDFTVWMLERSIKTLGIRVQRQNKNALKLAKWLKKHEDIATVYYPGLKSHPDHEIAKKQMTGYGGMLSFELKEGLDASKFQKELKLIKSSMSLAGVESTMLSPTLTSHALLTEEERNLQGIKDGLLRFSVGIEEKEDLMQDIQQAIEKVKVPELEH; translated from the coding sequence ATGGACACAAAAAACATGGGGTTTAATACCATCTGCACTCACCTTGGCGAAATCAAAGATGAACAATTTAAAGGAGCTATATCACCGATATATATGTCTACCTCTTATGCTTTTGAAGATGTAGATGTAAAACGTTATCCGAGATATTTTAATACTCCCAATCAAGAAGCATTATGCAAAAAAATAGCTAAACTTGAAAAAGGAGAATCTTCTCTGATTTTTGGTAGCGGTATGGCAGCAATAAGCACTACACTATTTGCATTTTTGCAAAAAGGAGATCATATTGTTTTGCAACGTACACTCTATGGAGGAACTGCTAACCTTATCAATGAAGAGTTTGAAAAACACGGCATAGAATTTTCTTATGTAGATGCTCATACCCCAGAAGGTTTTAAACAAAAAATACAACCCAACACCAAAGTAATTTATATAGAAACTCCTTCTAATCCTTTGCTTACAATTATTGACATTAAACCTATTGCAGCGTTAGCAAAGGAAAATAATATTGTTACTATTATAGACAACACCTTTGCATCTCCTGTAAATCAAAATCCAATTCTATTAGGTATAGATATCGTTATTCACTCTGCTACCAAATATCTGGGAGGTCATAGTGACATCCTTGCAGGAGCTGTCATTTCTACCGAAAAAAATATAGATCAGGTATTTCAGGTTGCTAAGAACTTTGGCGGCAGTTTAAGCGACTTTACGGTATGGATGTTAGAGAGAAGTATAAAAACATTAGGGATTAGAGTACAACGCCAGAATAAGAACGCTCTAAAGCTTGCTAAATGGCTTAAAAAGCATGAAGACATCGCTACAGTCTATTATCCCGGGTTGAAATCGCATCCTGACCATGAAATTGCAAAAAAACAAATGACTGGTTATGGTGGTATGCTATCTTTTGAATTAAAAGAAGGTTTGGATGCCAGTAAGTTTCAAAAAGAATTAAAATTAATTAAAAGTTCTATGAGTCTTGCCGGGGTCGAAAGCACTATGCTATCCCCTACTCTTACCTCACATGCTTTACTTACCGAAGAAGAACGAAATTTACAAGGGATTAAAGATGGATTATTGCGATTTAGCGTAGGTATAGAAGAAAAAGAAGATTTAATGCAAGATATACAACAAGCCATAGAAAAAGTAAAAGTCCCAGAATTAGAACATTAA
- a CDS encoding response regulator, whose protein sequence is MKNFIQHIIVIFLISFTLTVQSQSSITSDSIQSYIEKAEKLQEEYKYEQSLEIAQAALHYAQYNNDDKSLGYINNIIAKNYETSEDDNEARRYYRRALTYARSSKSEALETDLYNNLARVFTKHNLTRKQGVDYYKKSYEFAVRLKDTIRMIRPLLNLGEYYISRNDFDSSYEYLAPARKLIHQKSSNLDKTKLNSLLGKYFLSVREFIKSEEYTDKAISYAIGETKNKKNNDELISRYYEELASAYETKSGLYVKQDDYRKAYDYQKKQFQNILQANSHKKLKELRRANIKYEVDVFEKRAKKAESEKKESDSEVVKWRISIILGIILILISLAFLISAYKNNIQKKRLNNDLIDKNKELISAKETAEQVSTLKSQFISTVSHELRTPLYGVIGLTSLLMEDPDKKKTNEYLESLKFSGDYLLALINDVLQLSKIETNEVKLEKVSFDIRTLIEGIVNSLHTKQKSNNNTVHIDIDKKINTTLLGDSVRLSQILINLIGNALKFTKDGNIWVSVKCIDSKDDNYGLRFIVRDDGIGIPKNKQQTIFDNFAQVKNENQEYEGTGLGLAIVKKLIHLHDSEIHIKSKENKGSEFYFDLYYEKAVKEQEILLKTGENLSIGTSNFYVLIVDDNKINQIVTQNILKKKGYTCNIANNGMDAIKMLKNEKFDLVLMDINMPEMNGLEATKVVRTFNPNIPIIALTAVEEGEIRNQALSVGMNDVIIKPYDTQQFFQTIMRNISKVKMI, encoded by the coding sequence TTGAAAAATTTTATTCAACATATAATAGTAATATTTTTAATAAGCTTTACTCTTACTGTACAATCTCAATCTTCTATAACTTCTGATAGTATTCAAAGTTATATTGAAAAGGCTGAGAAATTACAGGAAGAATACAAGTATGAGCAATCTTTAGAGATAGCTCAAGCTGCCCTTCATTATGCGCAATACAATAATGATGACAAAAGTCTTGGGTATATAAACAATATTATTGCTAAAAATTATGAAACTAGTGAGGATGACAATGAGGCAAGAAGATATTATCGAAGAGCATTAACCTATGCCCGAAGTTCAAAAAGTGAAGCACTAGAAACAGATTTATATAATAACCTTGCAAGAGTATTCACCAAACACAACCTTACACGTAAACAAGGAGTAGATTATTACAAGAAATCTTATGAATTTGCAGTAAGATTAAAAGATACCATAAGAATGATCCGCCCGTTATTAAATCTTGGAGAATATTATATTTCCAGAAATGACTTTGACAGTTCTTATGAATATTTAGCACCAGCAAGAAAGTTAATTCATCAAAAATCCTCTAATCTTGATAAAACCAAATTAAATAGTCTTTTAGGAAAGTACTTCCTAAGTGTACGAGAATTTATAAAATCAGAAGAATATACAGATAAGGCGATATCATACGCTATTGGCGAAACTAAAAATAAGAAAAATAACGACGAACTTATTTCTAGATATTATGAAGAATTAGCCTCTGCCTATGAAACCAAGTCCGGTCTATATGTTAAACAAGATGATTATCGAAAAGCATATGACTATCAGAAAAAACAATTTCAAAACATATTACAAGCAAATAGCCATAAGAAACTAAAAGAGCTTAGACGTGCTAATATAAAATATGAGGTTGATGTTTTTGAAAAAAGGGCAAAAAAAGCAGAATCAGAGAAAAAAGAAAGTGACTCAGAAGTTGTAAAATGGAGGATCAGTATTATTCTGGGCATTATATTAATTCTAATATCATTAGCTTTCTTAATTAGTGCTTATAAAAACAACATACAAAAGAAAAGACTTAACAATGACCTAATTGACAAAAACAAGGAGTTAATAAGTGCCAAAGAAACTGCAGAGCAAGTATCTACTTTAAAATCCCAGTTTATCTCTACTGTAAGTCACGAACTTAGAACACCGCTCTATGGTGTAATTGGTCTTACCTCTTTATTAATGGAAGATCCTGATAAAAAGAAAACCAATGAATATCTAGAGTCTTTAAAATTTTCTGGTGATTATCTTTTGGCCTTAATCAATGATGTTCTACAATTGAGTAAAATAGAAACCAATGAAGTTAAACTCGAAAAGGTTTCTTTTGACATAAGAACACTAATAGAAGGAATTGTTAACTCTCTTCATACCAAACAAAAAAGTAACAACAATACTGTTCATATTGATATAGACAAAAAAATAAATACTACTTTACTAGGAGATTCGGTAAGGCTATCACAAATATTGATCAACCTGATAGGTAATGCTCTTAAATTTACCAAAGATGGGAATATATGGGTTAGTGTTAAATGTATTGATAGCAAGGATGACAACTACGGTTTACGTTTCATTGTTAGAGATGACGGAATAGGAATACCTAAAAATAAGCAACAAACAATTTTTGACAATTTTGCTCAGGTAAAGAACGAAAATCAAGAATATGAAGGTACTGGATTAGGGTTAGCAATTGTTAAAAAACTAATTCATCTTCATGATAGTGAAATTCATATAAAGAGTAAAGAAAATAAGGGATCTGAATTCTATTTTGATCTATATTATGAAAAAGCTGTAAAAGAACAAGAGATTTTATTAAAGACAGGAGAAAATTTAAGTATCGGGACAAGTAATTTCTATGTTCTTATTGTAGATGACAATAAAATAAATCAAATTGTTACTCAAAACATTCTAAAAAAGAAAGGATATACCTGTAATATTGCAAACAATGGAATGGATGCAATCAAAATGTTAAAAAATGAAAAGTTTGATTTGGTATTAATGGACATAAATATGCCTGAAATGAATGGCCTAGAAGCTACCAAAGTAGTACGAACTTTTAATCCCAATATCCCAATTATAGCATTAACAGCTGTTGAAGAAGGAGAAATAAGAAACCAAGCTTTATCAGTAGGCATGAATGATGTAATCATTAAACCATATGACACCCAGCAATTCTTCCAGACAATAATGAGAAACATCTCAAAAGTAAAAATGATATAG
- a CDS encoding peroxiredoxin has product MAFVGKKFPNLDVDAMNDMGDTFKINVLEEAKNKNKKVLLFWYPKDFTFVCPTELHAFQEALNEFEKRNTIVIGASCDTPEVHFAWLNASKDNGGIEGVTYPILADSNRNLSSTLGILDIANETYNEETGVVTVEGDNVTYRATYLIDEEGTVFHEGINHMPVGRNVAEFLRLIDAYTHVQKNGEVCPANWEEGKDAMNADRKGVASYLAAH; this is encoded by the coding sequence ATGGCATTTGTAGGTAAAAAATTCCCAAATCTGGACGTTGATGCAATGAACGATATGGGAGATACTTTTAAGATTAACGTTTTAGAGGAAGCTAAGAACAAAAATAAAAAAGTACTACTTTTTTGGTACCCTAAGGATTTTACATTTGTTTGTCCAACAGAATTACATGCTTTTCAAGAGGCTTTAAATGAATTTGAAAAGAGAAATACGATTGTAATTGGTGCTTCTTGTGATACTCCAGAAGTTCATTTTGCATGGTTAAATGCTTCTAAAGATAATGGAGGTATAGAAGGAGTAACATATCCGATTCTTGCAGATTCTAATCGTAATCTTTCTAGTACATTAGGAATTCTTGATATCGCTAATGAAACTTATAATGAAGAAACTGGTGTTGTAACTGTAGAAGGAGATAATGTAACTTATAGAGCGACTTATTTAATCGATGAAGAAGGTACTGTTTTTCATGAAGGAATAAACCACATGCCTGTTGGCCGAAATGTAGCAGAGTTTTTGAGATTGATCGATGCGTATACACATGTGCAAAAAAATGGAGAAGTTTGTCCAGCAAACTGGGAAGAAGGAAAAGATGCAATGAATGCAGATAGAAAAGGAGTAGCTTCTTATTTGGCAGCTCATTAA
- a CDS encoding co-chaperone YbbN, whose protein sequence is MVQELAADNLSQLIQDNNTVIVQYSATWCGNCRIMKPKFKKLASENGDTTFVIVDAEKYPESRKLATVDNLPTFATFKGGAFVNQVQTNKFDILKNLVDEVTGN, encoded by the coding sequence ATGGTACAAGAACTTGCGGCAGACAATCTTTCTCAGCTTATACAAGATAATAATACTGTAATTGTGCAGTATTCTGCAACCTGGTGTGGTAATTGCAGGATTATGAAACCAAAATTCAAAAAACTGGCCTCAGAGAATGGTGATACAACTTTTGTTATTGTTGATGCTGAAAAATATCCTGAATCTAGAAAACTTGCTACGGTAGATAATCTTCCAACATTTGCTACATTCAAAGGCGGAGCTTTTGTAAATCAGGTTCAAACTAATAAATTTGATATTCTAAAAAATTTGGTAGATGAAGTTACCGGTAATTAA
- the tpx gene encoding thiol peroxidase, protein MASITLKGNTIHTSGDLPEVGQNAPDFEMVNADLSTAKLSDYKGNRVVLNIFPSVDTGICAASVRAFNKEASNLSNTKVLCVSRDLPFAQGRFCGAEGLENVINHSDFKTGEFGKNYGLEIVDGPLQGLHSRAVIVLDENGTVLYTEQVPEIVQEPDYSAALAILS, encoded by the coding sequence ATGGCTTCAATAACATTAAAAGGAAATACAATCCACACTAGTGGGGATTTACCAGAAGTAGGACAAAACGCACCAGATTTTGAGATGGTGAATGCTGATTTATCTACTGCAAAATTATCTGATTATAAAGGGAATAGAGTGGTTTTAAATATTTTTCCTTCTGTAGATACAGGAATTTGCGCAGCTTCAGTACGAGCATTTAATAAGGAAGCAAGCAATTTGTCAAATACTAAAGTACTTTGTGTATCACGCGATTTACCTTTTGCTCAAGGGCGTTTTTGTGGAGCAGAAGGATTAGAAAATGTAATTAATCATTCTGATTTTAAAACAGGAGAGTTTGGAAAAAACTATGGGCTAGAGATTGTAGATGGACCATTACAAGGGTTACACTCTAGAGCAGTTATCGTTCTTGATGAGAATGGAACCGTATTGTACACAGAACAAGTGCCAGAAATTGTGCAGGAACCAGATTATTCTGCAGCACTAGCAATATTGTCGTAA
- a CDS encoding diacylglycerol kinase, which yields MSKVLKFVTGRLRGCGYAFKGALLLVKTEPSIQVQVGVAVLMTILGFYFDITSIEWILQIFAIGLVMSVEGLNTTIEAIADFIHPDFHNKIGFIKDIAAGAVFIAAITAIIIGLLIYIPYLV from the coding sequence ATGAGTAAGGTATTAAAATTTGTAACGGGTAGATTACGAGGTTGCGGTTATGCTTTTAAAGGAGCTTTGTTACTGGTAAAGACAGAGCCAAGTATACAAGTACAGGTTGGAGTTGCAGTATTAATGACAATTTTAGGTTTTTATTTTGATATTACTTCGATCGAGTGGATTTTGCAAATTTTTGCTATTGGATTGGTAATGAGTGTTGAAGGGCTAAATACTACAATCGAAGCAATTGCTGATTTTATTCACCCGGATTTTCATAATAAAATAGGTTTTATAAAAGATATAGCTGCGGGAGCTGTTTTTATTGCGGCAATTACGGCTATAATAATTGGATTGTTAATTTATATCCCTTATTTAGTTTAG